GTAGAGAACTATTGCTACAGTTTTCTCCTAAAAATAAAGAGACAGAAATCATGGTTGATTATCAGAAACGAGAAACGATTACACTTGAAGAGTTAGTTCCTAATTGGTGGGGTTGGTCGAGATATGAAAATTAATAGGTTCTGACATTTGCTAAAAAAAACGAGAAACAATACGCTCTCGCTTTCTCCTATTAATTACGCACTATTCACATTTTTTCATGAAAATAAAATTCAAAAAATTTCTTCTGTTCCCGTTGAGCTAGGGTATTCAATTCAGTATATTTAATTCGTAAAATAGAAATGAATAGATAATATCACTATACATTTTTCATTCGAACTCCATTGGACATAGTACACAATAAAAAATATAGAGTTGCTACAAGATACAACTAACTATATATCTTGTATTATCAAAACATAAAATATCAAAAAAGAGTAACTAGATAGCTATCTAATTACTCAATGAAATCTTATAAACAAATTATCACATTCCTAATTCTTCTTCACAAATTCCGATTTCAATTTCATCGGACCAAAGCCTTCTACTTTACAATCAATATTGTGTCCATCAGCTGCATCTGCAACTAAACGAATGCCTTTGACCTTCGTTCCCTGTTTTATTGCACCACTGGCACCTTTGACTTTTAGATCTTTGATGACTGTGACATTATCACCATCTGCCAATACATTTCCATTAGCATCTTTGATTACAGCTGTTGTATCTTCAGCAGCTTCTTCTGTCGACCATTCATGTCCGCATTCTGGACAAATCATCATGCCGCGATCCTCATAAGTATAAGTAGAGCCGCATTCAGGGCAACTTGGTAAATTTTCCATTTCATTTCTCCTTTAACTAATCAGTCAGAAAGCAACCAGTTATAGCAACCTGATTGCCCTCATTCTTCTTTATTCTATCGTATTTTGTAGTGAAAGGAAAGCCCCGCGGGAAGCCGTAGTGGCTTACAACTTATTTTGCTTCTTGCCCTTTTTCTACATAGGAAAGATCATTCACACTGTCAACTGAATATTTGCCATCTTTGTAGGTGACTTTTGAGACACTCGCATTTTTTAAACCGCCATCTGGTAAGTCAGCATTTGAATCCAATTCTCCCAATAAAGTGATGATACTCATCCCGTGAGACACGACTAAAACATTATTTGCACCTTCTTTTTGAGCGTCTTTCACTAAATCATCCAACGCATTTGTCAGTCGATCAATAATCGTTTGGCTATCTTCTGCGGGCCAATTGACACCTTCTTCAACATTTTTCTTGTCTAACTTAGATAACACATCTGCAAAATCAAGAATTCCTTTATAGAAACCGACTTCCTGCATCCATTCATTATATTCTTCGAATGTTTTTCCCTGCTCTTTTGCAACTGCTGTCAGCATTTCTTCATTCATCAATCCTTCATAGGTACCAAAATTATATTCTCTTAAACGTTTGTCTTTTGTCATTTTCTTGATCATATCTTCTTGTCCATTATTTTGCAGGACTAACTCAGCCGTTTCGATCGCACGACCACTATCACTAGTTACGACTTTATCAAAGCTTACGTCCGATAACCCTTTACCTAAATGCTCAGCTACTTCAACTCCTGCTGGTGTTAAAGGTGCATCGATCCAGCCTTGGGAACGATCGACCGTATTCAACATCGTTTTCCCATGACGAGCAAGATAAATCACGACCTCAGAATTTTTATTTTCTTTCGTATCTGCTTTCTTCTCTTCTGTTGCTGTTCCACTATTACATCCTGCTAATACCATTGATACTAATGCTGCTCCAACAAACAATTTTTTCAATTTCATTTTTCTTTCTCCTTTATCCTAAACATTATTTTTTATTGAATAGAAATAACAGTAACCGTCCCTTTAAAAAAGAAAAAAAACCCAACTATCCCAAATAAAAATACTTGGTATAATCAGGTTTAGCTTGTCTAAGACAATCACTATCCACTATTCAACTAACATTAGTATAATGGATTATCAATAAATTGTAAATGCTTTCATACGTTATTTTTAAACTTTTTGCACAATTGTTGAATTTCACGATAGATTACAGCAACTTCAGCAGCGTCTTTAGCATTAGCTCCACTAGCCAAAGGATGGCCACCGCCATGATGCTCTTTCGCTAATTCATTGATCACAGGCCCTTTTGATCTTAAGCGTACACGGTAATAGCCTTCTGGCTGTTGTACAAAAATTCCCCAGGCTAGCACTTCATCGATCATTCCAGGTAAAGAGACAATAGCCGCAGTTTCTGAATCAACGATGCCATATTCATCCAGCAAACTTTGCGGTAGGATGACCTTTCCAGCACCATTTTCGTCAACCTCAATATTTTGGTACACGTAACCTGCTAATTTGGCAACATTCATAGGCATTTGCTCCAGCTCACGATTTAAATCAGTTGGGTCAAAGTCATAGGTCATTAATTCTGCTGCTACCTCTAAAGTATGAGAAGTCGTTGCCGGATATAAAAATCGGCCAGTATCGCCAATGATCCCTGCATATAGCAGTCTTGCTGCTTCATCATTCATCGTTAGCTCCGCTTGATTATGATGATAAAAATCAACAATAATTTCACTGCAGCTACTAGCTTCTGTATTGACCCAAACCAAATCACCATAAGGCTCATCATTAGGATGATGATCGATTTTGATCAATTGTTTTCCTAGCTTATAGCGGTCATCACTGATTCTAGGCGAATTGGCTGTATCTGTGACGATCACAAGTGCATCTTCATAGTCTTCATCAGAAACTTCATCCATCGTGGCTAAAAATTCTAATCCTTCAACAGGTCCGCCGACTTGGTAAATCTTTTTTTCCGGAAAGCTAGTACGTAATAGTTCAGCCAACCCAACCTGGGAACCAATTGCATCTGGATCAGGTCGCTGGTGGCGATGTATAATAATTGTTTCATATGCTTTGATCGTTGTTAAAATCTCTTTTAAAACATCCATCTTCATTCCTCCTATGTTCGTTCCATGACTTGGCAAACCACGATTGCTTTCGCCACTAGTGCATTTTCTAAGTACACCTCGATATCAAGCTTTGCTGAACGTCGTCCAATTTCCAGTACACGCGGTCTTATATCAAGTTCGCTTTCCAGTTGAATCAAACGTAAATAGTGCAGGCTCATTTGTTCAATCAAAACATTTCTTCTCTGGTTAGTAATCATCGTTCGCTGTGTCACGTTTGAAATGATTTCGCTTAAAACACCAAAGGAAATTGTTCCTACGCTGTTGACCATTTGCGGTGTCACTGTAAATCTAAATTGCCCCTCTTCATTCTTGTCTGTATCATCGACCGGCATTACTTCTCCCGAAATTTGATCTGAGATCGTGTCTGCGATTTGAGGCTGTCTTTGAACGAGCTGCATGGCTTTCATCACATCTTGTCTAGAAACGAATCCAACCAACGACAAGTCATCTTCAACGACCGGCATCACTTCTAGTCCGTCCCAAATCATCTGATGACTCACACTTGCGACACTCATCATTTTTTTGACGATGATCGGATCTTTGGTCATGACTTTGTCCATTGTCAAGGTCTCCGCTTTTCCAAGAACGTCCTTGGCTGTGACGATTCCCACTAAACGTAAACTCTTGTTCACGACAGGAAATCGGGAATGATGGGTTTTTTCAGATAATTTTTGATAATCGGCGATCGTATTTGTTGAAAACAAATAATTCGTTTTCTCCAAACTGGTATAAATATCACTGACCAACATA
This sequence is a window from Enterococcus wangshanyuanii. Protein-coding genes within it:
- a CDS encoding zinc ribbon domain-containing protein YjdM; translation: MENLPSCPECGSTYTYEDRGMMICPECGHEWSTEEAAEDTTAVIKDANGNVLADGDNVTVIKDLKVKGASGAIKQGTKVKGIRLVADAADGHNIDCKVEGFGPMKLKSEFVKKN
- a CDS encoding histidine phosphatase family protein, yielding MKLKKLFVGAALVSMVLAGCNSGTATEEKKADTKENKNSEVVIYLARHGKTMLNTVDRSQGWIDAPLTPAGVEVAEHLGKGLSDVSFDKVVTSDSGRAIETAELVLQNNGQEDMIKKMTKDKRLREYNFGTYEGLMNEEMLTAVAKEQGKTFEEYNEWMQEVGFYKGILDFADVLSKLDKKNVEEGVNWPAEDSQTIIDRLTNALDDLVKDAQKEGANNVLVVSHGMSIITLLGELDSNADLPDGGLKNASVSKVTYKDGKYSVDSVNDLSYVEKGQEAK
- a CDS encoding DHH family phosphoesterase, which translates into the protein MDVLKEILTTIKAYETIIIHRHQRPDPDAIGSQVGLAELLRTSFPEKKIYQVGGPVEGLEFLATMDEVSDEDYEDALVIVTDTANSPRISDDRYKLGKQLIKIDHHPNDEPYGDLVWVNTEASSCSEIIVDFYHHNQAELTMNDEAARLLYAGIIGDTGRFLYPATTSHTLEVAAELMTYDFDPTDLNRELEQMPMNVAKLAGYVYQNIEVDENGAGKVILPQSLLDEYGIVDSETAAIVSLPGMIDEVLAWGIFVQQPEGYYRVRLRSKGPVINELAKEHHGGGHPLASGANAKDAAEVAVIYREIQQLCKKFKNNV
- a CDS encoding DRTGG domain-containing protein; the encoded protein is MATKHDQILKYIEGLPIGDRISVRSIAKNLGVSEGTAYRAIKDAENIGLVSTIQRVGTIRIERKLKKHIEKLTFGEVVRIIEGDVLGGSAGLDKVLNKFVIGAMTEKAMTRYITPGSLMIVGNRQGVQKLALENGAAVLITGGFDTEKEIAELADELEMPVLRTTYDTFTVATMINRALSDQLIKKDIMLVSDIYTSLEKTNYLFSTNTIADYQKLSEKTHHSRFPVVNKSLRLVGIVTAKDVLGKAETLTMDKVMTKDPIIVKKMMSVASVSHQMIWDGLEVMPVVEDDLSLVGFVSRQDVMKAMQLVQRQPQIADTISDQISGEVMPVDDTDKNEEGQFRFTVTPQMVNSVGTISFGVLSEIISNVTQRTMITNQRRNVLIEQMSLHYLRLIQLESELDIRPRVLEIGRRSAKLDIEVYLENALVAKAIVVCQVMERT